The Parabacteroides sp. AD58 genome includes a window with the following:
- the hisB gene encoding bifunctional histidinol-phosphatase/imidazoleglycerol-phosphate dehydratase HisB: MKKRALFIDRDGTLVIEPPIDYQLDSFEKLEFYPKVMRNLFFIRKQLDFEFVMVTNQDGLGTSSFPEDTFWPVHNLMLKTLAGEGVIFDDILIDRSFPEDNSPNRKPRTGMLGKYLSGEYDLANSFVIGDRLTDMELARNLGAKGIWLHENDDSTEDILAAHQDIQPVLITSDWDRIAEFLFAGERCAEVKRVTKETDIFVSLNLDGKGKTSVSTGLGFFDHMLDQIGKHSGMDLTIQVKGDLNVDEHHTIEDTAIALGEALSKALGDKRGIERYGYTLPMDDCLCSVALDFGGRPWLVWDAEFHREKIGDMPTEMFLHFFKSLSDAARMNLNIKAEGTNEHHKIEGIFKALARSIKMAVRRDIYHYNLPSTKGVI; the protein is encoded by the coding sequence ATGAAGAAAAGAGCTCTTTTTATCGATCGGGACGGAACATTAGTAATCGAACCACCTATCGATTACCAGCTGGATAGTTTCGAAAAGCTGGAATTTTATCCCAAAGTGATGCGGAATTTGTTCTTCATCCGGAAACAGCTGGATTTTGAGTTTGTAATGGTAACCAACCAGGACGGATTGGGAACTTCATCTTTCCCGGAAGACACATTTTGGCCGGTACATAATTTGATGCTGAAAACACTGGCCGGTGAAGGCGTGATTTTTGATGATATTCTGATTGATCGTTCCTTTCCGGAAGATAATTCTCCTAACCGGAAACCGCGGACTGGTATGCTGGGAAAATATTTGTCGGGCGAATATGATCTGGCAAATAGTTTTGTGATCGGTGACCGGCTGACAGATATGGAATTAGCCCGTAATTTGGGAGCAAAAGGTATCTGGCTGCACGAAAATGACGATTCCACCGAAGATATTCTAGCTGCACATCAAGATATTCAACCCGTGCTGATTACAAGTGATTGGGACCGGATTGCCGAGTTCCTTTTCGCGGGGGAAAGATGTGCTGAAGTCAAGCGGGTAACAAAAGAAACGGATATTTTTGTATCTTTGAACCTCGATGGAAAGGGAAAAACATCGGTTTCAACGGGTTTAGGCTTTTTCGATCATATGCTTGATCAGATAGGAAAGCATTCCGGGATGGATCTGACAATCCAGGTGAAAGGCGACTTAAACGTAGATGAACATCATACCATTGAAGATACTGCCATCGCATTGGGAGAGGCTTTATCAAAAGCGCTTGGAGACAAGCGGGGTATTGAGCGTTATGGTTATACATTGCCGATGGATGATTGTTTATGTAGTGTCGCTTTGGATTTCGGCGGCCGTCCGTGGCTGGTGTGGGATGCTGAATTTCATCGGGAAAAAATAGGAGATATGCCAACCGAAATGTTCCTGCATTTCTTTAAGAGTTTGAGTGATGCAGCACGTATGAATTTGAACATCAAGGCAGAAGGAACAAACGAACATCATAAGATAGAAGGGATTTTCAAAGCATTGGCCCGATCTATCAAGATGGCAGTTCGGAGAGATATCTATCATTATAATTTGCCTAGTACAAAAGGAGTTATATAA
- a CDS encoding AMP nucleosidase: MKTKQEIVENWLPRYTERRLEDFTKHILLTNFTKYVEIFAEYYKVPILGLKSSMPNAAADGMTIINFGMGSSNAATIMDLLSAIKPDAVLFLGKCGGLKKVNHLGDYLLPIAAIRGEGTSNEYLPPEVPSLPAFSMLRAISSAIRDHGKDYWTGTVYTTNRRVWEYDSDFKDYLKKTHATGIDMETATLLTAGFANKIPTGALLMISDMPLEEGGIKTEASDKEVTRLFVEEHVHLGMESLKQIIDEKKTIQHILFSW, translated from the coding sequence ATGAAAACGAAACAGGAAATTGTGGAGAATTGGTTGCCGCGTTATACGGAGCGAAGGCTGGAAGATTTTACCAAGCATATCTTGCTGACCAATTTTACTAAATATGTTGAGATTTTTGCCGAATACTATAAAGTTCCAATTTTAGGATTAAAAAGTTCCATGCCCAATGCAGCAGCAGATGGTATGACTATTATTAATTTTGGAATGGGTAGCTCGAATGCTGCCACAATTATGGACTTGCTGTCGGCTATCAAACCAGACGCTGTATTATTTCTGGGAAAGTGTGGCGGTTTGAAAAAAGTAAACCATTTAGGGGATTATTTACTGCCGATCGCAGCCATCCGTGGCGAAGGAACCTCTAATGAATACTTGCCCCCAGAAGTACCTTCACTTCCTGCCTTTTCCATGTTAAGAGCTATTTCTTCAGCTATACGTGACCATGGCAAGGATTATTGGACAGGCACTGTTTATACAACCAATCGGAGGGTCTGGGAATATGATTCAGATTTCAAAGATTATTTGAAAAAAACCCACGCAACCGGGATTGATATGGAGACGGCTACATTATTGACTGCGGGTTTTGCGAATAAAATTCCTACGGGCGCCTTGCTTATGATCTCAGATATGCCTTTGGAAGAAGGGGGAATTAAAACAGAAGCAAGCGACAAAGAAGTGACTCGTCTTTTTGTTGAAGAACATGTACATTTAGGCATGGAGTCTTTGAAACAAATTATCGATGAGAAAAAAACGATTCAACATATCCTGTTTAGTTGGTAA
- the nqrC gene encoding NADH:ubiquinone reductase (Na(+)-transporting) subunit C: MATKKFKCKVCGYVHEGDKAPATCPVCQAPASQFEEIKEAKKGLDRDSNVYTIIYAAVMVILVAVVLAFTSQSLRSYQKKNEDNDKRQQILRSINVTVPANEAEAKYNELIKEAFLVDANGQKVEGDAFEGEVADAYPVFVANVDGQTKYIMALHGTGLWGPLWGYLSVNDDKNTVYGADFSHQGETPGLGAEITKPAFSSQFAGKQIFKDGTFKSIAVVKHGKTAEGQDYVDGISGGTITSQGVSKMLFDSLTGYEKFLTSKE, encoded by the coding sequence ATGGCTACAAAGAAATTCAAATGTAAAGTGTGTGGCTATGTCCACGAAGGAGATAAGGCTCCAGCTACATGTCCTGTTTGTCAGGCTCCGGCTTCTCAGTTTGAAGAAATCAAGGAAGCAAAGAAAGGTTTAGACAGAGACAGTAATGTATATACAATTATTTATGCAGCTGTTATGGTTATCCTGGTAGCTGTCGTTTTGGCGTTCACTTCTCAGTCTTTGCGTTCTTATCAGAAGAAAAATGAAGATAATGACAAGCGCCAGCAGATCTTGCGTTCAATTAATGTAACAGTACCTGCTAACGAAGCAGAAGCAAAATACAATGAATTGATCAAAGAAGCATTCTTGGTGGATGCTAATGGCCAAAAGGTAGAAGGTGATGCTTTTGAAGGAGAAGTTGCAGATGCTTATCCGGTATTTGTTGCCAATGTTGATGGCCAGACCAAATATATCATGGCTCTGCATGGTACAGGATTGTGGGGACCTCTGTGGGGATACCTTTCAGTAAATGACGACAAGAATACTGTTTATGGTGCAGACTTCAGTCACCAAGGTGAAACTCCGGGTTTGGGAGCTGAAATTACTAAACCTGCGTTTAGCAGTCAGTTTGCCGGAAAACAGATATTTAAAGATGGTACATTCAAATCAATTGCTGTCGTTAAACATGGAAAGACTGCCGAAGGACAAGATTACGTTGATGGAATTTCCGGTGGTACAATTACCAGCCAAGGCGTAAGCAAAATGCTTTTCGATAGTCTGACAGGTTATGAGAAATTTTTAACTTCAAAAGAGTAA
- a CDS encoding lipocalin-like domain-containing protein → MKKRLIIAASVLIALSACDTMSTDLEGKWQLNQIECGGEISAVDTVWYNFQTTLFQYQIYDRSSDRYRYSYGYNFYEGDQLKLQLLSDPHPVGEFLPYTDWQEATRNFCVEKVTHKQLILSSEGKKYIFKKF, encoded by the coding sequence ATGAAGAAAAGATTGATAATAGCGGCAAGTGTTTTAATAGCGCTAAGTGCCTGTGATACGATGTCGACTGATTTGGAAGGAAAGTGGCAGCTGAATCAGATAGAATGCGGCGGTGAGATATCTGCTGTAGATACAGTTTGGTATAATTTCCAGACAACCTTGTTCCAATATCAGATTTACGACCGGAGTTCCGACCGTTACCGTTATTCGTATGGCTATAACTTTTACGAAGGCGATCAGCTGAAATTGCAGTTATTATCAGATCCACATCCGGTAGGTGAATTCTTGCCCTATACAGATTGGCAAGAAGCAACTCGGAATTTCTGTGTGGAAAAAGTCACTCATAAGCAACTGATATTATCGAGTGAAGGAAAAAAATATATATTCAAGAAGTTTTAA
- a CDS encoding PaaI family thioesterase gives MKKIINPWKGLNGYNCFGCSPDNPVGVKMEFYEDGDEIVSYWKPGPEYQGWLNTLHGGIQAVLLDEICGWTIFRKLQTTGVTSKMETRYRKSISTNDEFVEIRASIVEQKRNIVYVKAALYNSAKELCTEATCTYFTFSKEKARQEMFFDSCEVENGEINHSS, from the coding sequence ATGAAGAAAATAATCAATCCATGGAAAGGCTTGAATGGTTATAATTGTTTCGGATGTTCTCCAGACAATCCGGTAGGAGTAAAAATGGAATTTTATGAAGACGGTGATGAAATCGTCAGCTACTGGAAACCAGGACCTGAATATCAAGGCTGGCTGAATACACTTCATGGAGGCATTCAGGCTGTTTTGCTGGATGAAATATGCGGGTGGACTATTTTTCGTAAGCTGCAGACAACCGGCGTTACATCCAAGATGGAAACAAGATACCGCAAATCCATTTCGACCAACGATGAATTCGTTGAAATCAGAGCTTCTATTGTAGAACAAAAACGCAATATTGTCTATGTCAAGGCCGCACTGTATAATTCGGCAAAAGAATTATGCACAGAAGCGACCTGCACTTATTTTACTTTCTCGAAAGAAAAAGCACGTCAGGAGATGTTCTTCGACTCATGCGAAGTAGAGAACGGTGAAATAAATCATTCATCATGA
- the nqrF gene encoding NADH:ubiquinone reductase (Na(+)-transporting) subunit F, whose product MILLMSGGLTIIASAVVFLIVTMILVGALLYAKAKLVPSGNVTLKVNGEKEIKTPIGGTLLGALQSGGVFLSSACGGGGKCGQCRAQVLEGGGEILPTEKGFFSRKQQKEHWRLACQCKVKEDMQVKVPEEVLGVKEWECEVISNKNVATFIKEFIVQLPKGEHMDFIPGSYAQIKIPAYSMDYDKDIDKSLIGEEYLPAWQKFGLFSLKCKNDEPTIRAYSMANYPAEGDRIMLTVRIATPPFKPKPQVGFQDVMPGIASSYIFTLKPGDKVTMSGPYGDFHPIFNSKREMMWIGGGAGMAPLRAQIMHMMKTLKTTDRKMSYFYGARALNEVFYLQDFLDLEKEFPNFSFHLALDRPDPAADAAGVKYTPGFVHQVIYNTYLKDHEAPEDIEYYMCGPGPMSKAVENMLDSLGVPMEMLHFDNFGG is encoded by the coding sequence ATGATTTTATTAATGTCGGGCGGACTTACAATCATTGCCAGTGCAGTTGTATTCCTTATTGTTACAATGATACTGGTAGGTGCATTGTTGTACGCTAAAGCAAAATTGGTTCCTTCAGGAAATGTAACGCTGAAGGTAAATGGAGAAAAAGAAATCAAAACGCCTATTGGAGGAACTCTGTTAGGAGCTTTGCAGAGTGGCGGTGTCTTTCTGTCTTCAGCCTGTGGTGGTGGTGGTAAATGTGGCCAGTGCCGTGCACAAGTACTTGAAGGTGGTGGTGAAATTCTGCCGACTGAAAAAGGCTTTTTCTCTCGCAAACAGCAGAAAGAACACTGGCGTTTGGCTTGCCAGTGCAAGGTGAAGGAAGACATGCAGGTAAAAGTACCTGAAGAAGTCTTGGGCGTTAAAGAATGGGAATGCGAAGTTATTTCTAATAAGAACGTAGCAACCTTCATCAAAGAATTTATTGTTCAGTTGCCGAAAGGCGAGCACATGGACTTTATTCCTGGTTCTTATGCTCAGATTAAGATTCCGGCATATTCAATGGATTATGACAAAGATATTGATAAGAGCTTAATTGGAGAGGAATATTTGCCAGCTTGGCAGAAGTTCGGCTTGTTTAGTCTGAAATGTAAAAATGACGAACCGACAATCCGTGCTTATTCTATGGCCAACTATCCGGCAGAAGGTGACCGTATCATGTTGACTGTCCGTATCGCTACACCTCCGTTCAAACCGAAACCACAGGTAGGTTTCCAGGATGTAATGCCGGGTATAGCTTCATCTTACATCTTTACGCTGAAGCCGGGTGATAAAGTTACCATGAGTGGCCCTTATGGAGATTTCCATCCGATCTTCAATTCTAAACGTGAAATGATGTGGATTGGTGGTGGTGCCGGTATGGCTCCGTTGCGTGCTCAGATTATGCACATGATGAAGACTTTGAAGACAACCGATCGTAAGATGTCATATTTCTATGGCGCTCGTGCCTTGAATGAAGTATTCTACTTGCAGGATTTCTTGGATTTGGAAAAAGAATTCCCGAACTTCTCATTCCATTTGGCTCTTGACCGTCCGGATCCTGCAGCTGATGCAGCTGGTGTTAAGTATACTCCGGGCTTCGTTCATCAGGTAATCTACAATACTTATCTGAAAGATCATGAAGCTCCTGAAGATATTGAATACTATATGTGTGGTCCTGGTCCAATGTCAAAGGCTGTAGAAAATATGCTTGACAGTCTGGGTGTTCCGATGGAAATGTTACATTTTGATAACTTTGGTGGTTAA
- a CDS encoding NADH:ubiquinone reductase (Na(+)-transporting) subunit D, protein MGLLSKKNKEVLVGPLSVNNPVIIQMLGICSALGVTSKLEPALVMGISVTAVVAFSNVIISLLRNTIPNRIRIIVQLVVVAALVTIASEVLKAFAYDVNKQLSVFVGLIITNCILMGRLEAFALGNGPWESFLDGIGNGLGYAIILVIVGFFRELLGSGTLFGFQVIPQAFYDFGYVNNGLMILPPMALIVIAVIIWVHRSRNKELQEN, encoded by the coding sequence ATGGGATTATTATCTAAAAAGAATAAAGAAGTTTTAGTTGGCCCGTTAAGCGTAAACAACCCGGTCATCATTCAGATGTTGGGTATTTGTTCTGCTTTAGGTGTAACTTCAAAGTTAGAGCCTGCTTTGGTAATGGGTATTTCTGTTACAGCTGTAGTAGCGTTTTCCAACGTAATCATTTCATTGTTGAGAAATACAATCCCGAACCGGATTCGTATTATTGTCCAATTGGTTGTTGTTGCAGCTTTGGTAACAATAGCCAGTGAAGTATTGAAAGCTTTTGCTTACGATGTAAACAAGCAGTTGTCTGTATTCGTTGGTCTGATCATTACCAACTGTATCCTGATGGGACGTTTGGAAGCTTTTGCATTGGGTAATGGCCCATGGGAATCATTCTTAGACGGTATTGGTAATGGTTTGGGATATGCCATTATTCTGGTAATTGTAGGTTTCTTCCGTGAATTGCTGGGTTCTGGTACACTTTTCGGATTCCAGGTTATTCCGCAGGCATTCTATGATTTCGGTTATGTCAATAACGGATTGATGATCTTGCCTCCGATGGCATTGATTGTTATAGCAGTGATAATTTGGGTTCATCGTTCACGTAACAAGGAACTTCAGGAAAACTAA
- a CDS encoding NADH:ubiquinone reductase (Na(+)-transporting) subunit B, producing the protein MKALRNYLDKIKPNFEEGGKLAMFRSVFEGFETFLFVPNTTSKTGVHIHDSIDSKRTMTVVIIALLPALLFGMYNVGYQHNLAVGSDPGFWMTFIFGFLAVLPKIIVSYVVGLGIEFMVAQWKKEEIQEGFLVSGILIPMIVPVDTPLWMIAVATAFAVIFAKEVFGGTGYNIFNVALVTRAFLFFAYPAAMSGDQVFVRTSDTFGLGAGQVVDGFSGATPLGQIAIAGKEMIGNFHVVDVLGNQISTWDYFVGLIPGSIGETSVIAILIGAVILLVTGIASWKTMFSVFIGGAAMTAIFNMIGTTVAMTVSPVDHLFLGGFAFGAVFMATDPVTSARTETGKYIYGLLVGAMAIIIRVLNPGYPEGMMLAILLMNVFAPLIDYYVVEANINRRINRVKLNK; encoded by the coding sequence TTGAAAGCGTTAAGGAATTATCTCGACAAGATTAAGCCTAACTTTGAGGAAGGCGGAAAGCTGGCGATGTTCCGTTCTGTATTTGAAGGATTCGAAACATTTTTGTTCGTTCCGAATACGACGTCCAAGACAGGCGTGCATATCCACGACAGCATCGATTCAAAGCGTACAATGACCGTTGTGATCATTGCTTTGTTGCCTGCTTTGCTTTTTGGTATGTATAATGTAGGTTATCAGCATAACCTGGCTGTAGGTTCAGATCCGGGTTTTTGGATGACATTTATTTTTGGTTTTCTGGCAGTTCTGCCTAAGATCATTGTTTCTTATGTAGTAGGTCTGGGTATAGAATTTATGGTAGCCCAGTGGAAAAAGGAAGAAATTCAGGAAGGATTCCTGGTATCAGGTATTCTGATCCCGATGATTGTTCCGGTTGATACTCCGCTGTGGATGATTGCTGTTGCTACGGCTTTTGCTGTGATTTTTGCAAAAGAAGTATTCGGTGGTACTGGCTACAACATATTTAATGTTGCATTGGTAACCCGTGCATTCTTGTTCTTTGCTTATCCGGCAGCTATGTCAGGTGATCAGGTCTTTGTCCGTACTTCTGATACATTCGGACTTGGTGCAGGTCAGGTAGTGGATGGCTTCTCAGGTGCAACACCTCTGGGACAGATCGCTATCGCCGGAAAAGAAATGATCGGTAATTTCCATGTAGTAGACGTATTGGGCAATCAAATCTCAACTTGGGATTATTTCGTAGGTTTGATTCCGGGATCAATAGGTGAAACTTCTGTAATTGCTATTTTGATTGGTGCTGTTATTTTATTGGTAACTGGTATTGCCAGCTGGAAAACAATGTTCTCTGTGTTCATTGGTGGTGCAGCTATGACAGCTATCTTCAATATGATTGGAACAACTGTGGCAATGACAGTATCTCCTGTTGACCACTTGTTCTTAGGAGGATTTGCTTTTGGTGCAGTATTCATGGCAACAGACCCTGTTACTTCTGCACGTACCGAAACAGGTAAATATATTTATGGTTTGCTGGTTGGTGCGATGGCAATTATCATTCGTGTATTGAACCCCGGTTATCCAGAAGGTATGATGTTGGCAATCCTGTTGATGAACGTATTCGCTCCGCTGATCGACTACTATGTAGTTGAAGCAAACATTAACCGTCGTATTAACCGTGTTAAATTGAATAAATAA
- the holA gene encoding DNA polymerase III subunit delta — MAKKEYTFEEICRDIQNRHFSPVYVLMGEEPYFIDKITDLLLATVLEESEKDFNQLLLYGAETDAVTIINAARRFPMMSEYQLIVVREAQQMRDIEVLATYVKKPLASTILVINYKYKTLDRRKSLASAVENNGILFESKKIPEYKIPSFITGHFQSRSLTIDPKAAQMLSDCLGNDLNRLDKELDKLKIILAEKGLNRVTPELVEQNVGISKEYNNFELLRAISTKDILKANRIIQYFKDNPKSNPIQAILAVLFNYFSNLLICYYTKDRSESGLMQALGIRANFQLKDYTAGLRNYSAMKVFNVIAEIRLADAQSKGVGNVSTDNGEIMKYLLYKILH; from the coding sequence ATGGCAAAAAAAGAATATACGTTTGAAGAAATATGTCGTGACATTCAGAACAGACATTTCAGCCCGGTCTATGTTTTAATGGGTGAAGAGCCCTACTTTATCGACAAGATAACAGACTTATTGCTTGCTACCGTACTGGAGGAATCTGAAAAGGATTTCAATCAGTTGCTACTTTATGGAGCAGAAACAGATGCCGTAACAATCATTAATGCGGCACGAAGATTCCCGATGATGTCGGAATATCAATTGATCGTCGTACGTGAAGCCCAGCAGATGCGAGATATAGAGGTGCTGGCGACTTACGTTAAAAAGCCATTGGCATCAACAATCTTAGTGATTAATTATAAATACAAGACGCTTGATCGCCGCAAATCATTAGCATCGGCTGTTGAAAATAACGGTATTTTATTCGAATCAAAAAAGATACCGGAATATAAAATTCCGTCTTTTATTACAGGTCATTTTCAATCACGTTCCCTGACTATTGATCCTAAAGCCGCTCAAATGCTCTCAGATTGCCTGGGAAACGATTTAAATAGATTGGATAAGGAATTAGATAAGCTGAAAATTATCTTAGCTGAAAAAGGCTTAAATCGTGTCACGCCGGAGCTGGTAGAACAAAATGTCGGCATAAGTAAAGAATACAATAACTTCGAGCTCCTCCGAGCTATTTCCACGAAAGATATTTTGAAGGCAAATCGAATCATTCAATACTTCAAGGATAATCCAAAAAGTAATCCCATACAGGCTATACTTGCTGTATTATTTAACTATTTCTCAAATCTGCTGATTTGCTATTATACCAAAGATCGTTCGGAAAGTGGACTCATGCAGGCATTAGGAATTCGGGCGAACTTTCAGTTGAAAGATTACACGGCAGGACTAAGAAATTATTCGGCCATGAAAGTTTTTAATGTCATTGCTGAGATCCGATTAGCAGATGCCCAGTCGAAAGGTGTCGGCAATGTTTCAACAGACAATGGAGAAATCATGAAATACCTTCTTTATAAAATTCTACATTAG
- a CDS encoding Na(+)-translocating NADH-quinone reductase subunit A: protein MANVITIKKGLDINLKGKAPETMLNAGKSASYAIVPDYYTGILPKVVVRPGDKVKAGSALMVDKNRPEIKFVSPVSGEVAAVNRGEKRKVLSIVVTPDAQIEYEDFGKKNVASLKAEEVKETLLNGGMWPFIKQRPYDIVASPSDSPRDIFVTAFNSAPLAPNFDFLVKGQEADLQAGLTALAKLTNGKVYVGVKKGSSVKVTGVETVEFEGPHPAGNVGVQINHIKPVNKGEVVWTVNATDVILMGRLFNKGVADFTRLVAVTGSETTQQGYVKVIAGCTIESILGGKVKTGEHLRLISGNVLTGTKVAMDSYLGAYDCQVTVIPEGDEVHEFLGWGTPGFGKYSTSHSYFTWLTGGKNKEYVLDARIKGGKRAMIMSNEYDKVFPMDIMPEYLLKAIITFDIDKMENLGIYEVAPEDFALCEFVDTSKIELQQIVRNGLNLLYKEMN, encoded by the coding sequence ATGGCAAATGTGATTACGATTAAAAAGGGTTTAGACATTAATCTGAAGGGCAAAGCTCCGGAAACAATGCTAAATGCTGGAAAGAGTGCATCTTATGCAATCGTTCCAGATTATTATACTGGCATCCTTCCGAAGGTTGTAGTGCGCCCGGGTGATAAAGTCAAAGCTGGTTCTGCATTAATGGTTGACAAGAACCGCCCCGAAATCAAGTTCGTTTCACCAGTGAGTGGTGAAGTTGCTGCCGTAAACCGTGGTGAGAAGCGTAAAGTGTTAAGCATTGTAGTAACACCAGACGCTCAGATTGAGTACGAGGATTTCGGCAAGAAGAATGTGGCATCTCTGAAAGCAGAAGAGGTGAAGGAAACACTTTTGAATGGAGGTATGTGGCCGTTTATCAAACAACGTCCATATGATATCGTTGCCTCTCCGAGTGATTCTCCACGTGATATCTTCGTTACAGCGTTCAATTCTGCTCCATTAGCTCCTAACTTTGATTTCCTGGTAAAAGGCCAGGAGGCAGATTTACAGGCAGGTCTTACTGCTTTGGCAAAACTGACGAACGGTAAAGTTTATGTAGGCGTGAAGAAAGGTTCTTCCGTTAAAGTAACAGGTGTTGAAACAGTTGAATTTGAAGGACCGCATCCTGCAGGGAATGTGGGTGTACAGATCAACCATATCAAACCGGTTAATAAGGGAGAAGTGGTTTGGACCGTTAATGCAACAGACGTTATCTTGATGGGACGTCTTTTCAATAAGGGAGTTGCAGATTTTACACGCCTGGTTGCTGTTACAGGTTCAGAAACAACTCAGCAAGGTTATGTTAAGGTAATCGCTGGTTGTACAATTGAAAGCATTTTAGGCGGTAAAGTTAAGACAGGTGAACATCTTCGTCTGATTAGTGGAAATGTACTGACAGGAACTAAAGTGGCTATGGATAGCTATTTAGGCGCATACGATTGTCAGGTTACCGTTATCCCGGAAGGAGATGAAGTACATGAATTCTTAGGTTGGGGAACTCCTGGCTTTGGTAAATACAGTACAAGCCATTCATATTTCACTTGGCTGACAGGAGGAAAGAATAAAGAATATGTGTTGGATGCACGTATCAAAGGTGGAAAACGTGCTATGATCATGTCAAACGAATACGATAAAGTATTCCCGATGGACATCATGCCGGAATATTTGCTGAAGGCTATCATTACATTCGATATCGACAAGATGGAGAATCTGGGTATTTATGAAGTAGCTCCGGAAGATTTTGCTTTGTGCGAGTTCGTTGACACATCAAAGATTGAATTACAGCAGATCGTTAGAAACGGCTTGAACTTGCTGTATAAAGAAATGAATTAA
- the nqrE gene encoding NADH:ubiquinone reductase (Na(+)-transporting) subunit E, protein MEELLSTFVRSIFVDNMIFAYYLGMCSFLAVSKNVKTAMGLGIAVTFVLVCTLPINYMLENYVLKEGALSWLGPEFADVNLSFLAFILFIAIIASFTQLVEMVVEKFAPALYSSLGIFLPLIAVNCAILGGSLFMQQKAFPNVGVATIYGLGSGIGWMLAIVGMAAIREKLAYSDVPKPLKGLGITFIITGLMGMAFMCFSGLKI, encoded by the coding sequence ATGGAAGAATTATTAAGTACGTTTGTCCGCTCGATCTTTGTTGACAACATGATTTTCGCATACTATTTGGGTATGTGTTCATTCTTGGCTGTTTCAAAGAACGTAAAGACTGCCATGGGATTGGGTATCGCAGTTACATTCGTTTTGGTATGTACGCTGCCGATCAATTATATGCTTGAGAATTATGTACTGAAGGAAGGTGCGTTGTCTTGGTTGGGCCCTGAGTTTGCTGATGTAAATTTGAGCTTCTTGGCATTCATCCTCTTCATCGCGATTATTGCATCTTTTACTCAGTTGGTAGAAATGGTTGTAGAGAAATTTGCTCCGGCCTTATACTCTTCACTGGGTATCTTTTTGCCGTTGATTGCTGTAAACTGTGCAATCTTAGGAGGTTCTTTGTTCATGCAGCAAAAGGCATTCCCAAATGTGGGTGTTGCAACAATCTATGGTTTAGGTTCAGGTATTGGTTGGATGCTTGCTATTGTGGGTATGGCTGCCATTCGTGAAAAACTGGCTTATTCAGATGTTCCAAAACCATTGAAAGGTTTAGGTATTACCTTTATCATTACTGGTTTAATGGGTATGGCATTTATGTGCTTCTCAGGTTTGAAGATTTAA
- a CDS encoding type I restriction enzyme HsdR N-terminal domain-containing protein, with translation MNNLTLPDFPARITEKNGKTFIFDKVRKKHVSLTPEEWVRQHFVNYLITEKHYPIEMIANEVSIKLHNTSKRCDTIIFNAEQRPFIIVEYKAPHVEITEEVFRQILRYNMSLHARYLIVSNGIRHICCQIDYEKQTYAFLKDIPTFSDAIK, from the coding sequence ATGAACAATTTAACTTTACCTGATTTTCCGGCCCGGATCACTGAGAAAAATGGCAAAACATTTATCTTTGATAAAGTACGGAAAAAGCATGTCTCACTGACTCCTGAAGAATGGGTCCGACAACATTTTGTAAATTACCTGATTACGGAAAAGCATTATCCCATTGAGATGATAGCCAATGAAGTATCTATCAAGTTACATAATACTTCGAAGCGCTGTGATACAATTATCTTTAATGCAGAACAGAGACCTTTCATCATAGTGGAATACAAAGCGCCACATGTGGAAATTACAGAAGAAGTATTCCGCCAAATTCTTCGTTATAACATGTCTTTACATGCCCGTTATCTGATCGTGAGTAATGGCATAAGGCATATCTGCTGTCAGATAGATTATGAGAAGCAAACGTATGCGTTTCTGAAAGATATTCCAACATTTAGTGATGCCATAAAATAG